TAGATCTAATAGCActataattcaataataaaaaaatgaacagaagatttttaagaaaactctcaatttggtcctgaaatctatatccacatcattaatccttcaaaaacaaaaatacttaGACCTGCACAGATttaaattattaccatatttgTTCTTCCAAGATTTTCTCACAAAATTAGTCCCTCAAAGATTCAATCTGTCATCACTCAAGGTCTAAAGTGTCACCATATTTGACTTTTTGGAGGACTGGTGACTAACATTTTTGTTAGGCTAATTTGGCAACACATGTAACTTTAGGAAGACCAAAttgaatattttccttttacttttatGGTATACtaaaccattttcttttcttgagctTGGCGTTGTTCAGCTCCCAGTTACGATAAAATCGCAGAATCACATGTGTTTATTGATGGTTAAATGAACTTGAGTGCACATACATTCATACTAACAAAATAAGCCCCAACAATATGATTGACCTTCACTATATAACTTCAAATAAACCTTAATTCACCAAAATAAGTGAACAACACTCCTATGCATATTTTAAAAACCAGATAGTGAAAGCATCTctatccaaaaaaaaatgttctaaatttataattgcCCCAATGCTCTTTGGTGCTGCATCAGTAGTATCATACAATAACTAACTGATGGAAGGAAGGGATTCAATAGTGTTATGCAATTCAATGTGTTCCAAACATCAGATAAATGACAATGATATTAGTTATTTCATCCTGTCATACCTTACTACTAGGTGTGCCAAGCAAGGCCTACACGTATagctaatttgaattttgtaagtGACCAATTAGACACTATAATTTACAACTGCATAACAATGTAGCAGGGCTCAGCTCATGAACATTTTCCCCATAAACACCTAATTCCAAATTTCATATCAGACTAGTCACACTTCAAAGAACATTTGAAAATCAACATGTATAACAAAGATAATCCTACGCCTATGTTATGATAATGAAAGAAGGTCGTAATAATATGTCAGACAGTTTAATTACCTTAGATCTTCACTATGCTCCAGTTTGCGACTCCCTCTAATAGCATATCTCTCTTCTGGTAACTCATAAAGGAGATTACTGTCCCAAGGGACAACCAGATTACACTTCCAGACAGACGCATACAAAACCTGGGAAATTCTTGTAACAGGACTTCCCCTAGGTTTCTGAAACCTATAAAGACGTGTGCCCATGAAGAAGCTTACAATAGATAATCCCATAAACAATGCAGGGATGCCAAATCCAAGACCCCATCCTGCGTTGTCTTGAATCCAAACAATTAAGCTGCATGACAACATGGCACCTagatagatagaaaaataataccAATTGAAAAACGACCCCTTCTTAATTCTTTCCTCGGGATCAGTATCATCAAATTGATCTGCCCCAAAAGATGGCACACATGTTTTCACACCACCAGCCCCAAGCGCTATCACGTACAGACCAAAGTAGAACACAGCATATTGTGCCGGAGTAGCTGAAGGGCATGCAGAACCCAAACATTCAGCAGGCTTCAATGCTGGTAAAGATGCAGAAAGTGTCAAGGTACACAATCCCTGCACACAGTAGCCATGTCACAATTACAGCTTGAAAAGGCAACTAAACAACAAAGCATATATGCAATTAggagtttaaaataataattacaaaagtcAAAGTATACTATAGAGTTGATTAAAAACAGAATCAGGGGTTCTCATGTTGTTTATCTTTCATGATCATCATATTACTGGACAACTAACAGAAACATTTGACTAGGAAAAGAGGACTATCTGATCGTAGTTTATTACAATGAGataaatgaaagagaaaacagCAATTGTCCAGTATCGACCCCAGTAACCATCTCCCAGAACGGCTCCAATGAGAGGTGTGAGATAAGAAGTGCCTTGCCAGATGCTGACGTTTCTCGCAGCAGAAACGTTTCCTTGATGCAGTTTGGTAGTGAGATAGGTAACAAGATTTGAGGAAATTCCGAAGAAGGCCAAACGTTCACAACACTCGTTACCTGAGATTGACGTATACATGAAGGATATAAACATAAAACTTACAGTATAATAACATCAGAGAAATGTAGAAGCATAGCTACCTAGGATAAAAGGACAAGCCCTCCAATTGCCAGTATTCTTCTTAAGAACAGGCCTGCCTCTAAAGTCCTCTGTTCCATCTCCTGTGTACTCTTCACTCCTTTCATCCTTCACatttaaataaacaagaaaatcaTATATCATAGAAAGATAccattttcttgtttctttaattGGAATACTTGGATCAAACTATGCTATGAGTATGTGCTGTGTCGTGGCAAGGCTTGTACAGTTGCATTGTACACAAGTAATTTACAAGAAGATAAAACATTTGAGGTGGTATGTACGGAGAAAGAAAGATGGAGTGAAGGAGAACCTCAAGAAGACCATCTTCCAGAAGTGGTGCACCGTCAACAGTTGAACCCATGTTTTTGTCTTTGGTGGAAACtctatctctctttctctctctctcacacacacactcttCTTCTGAACTCAGCTAGACTCAGAAAATTTAGCTAAGAGTAGCTTATTGAAAGGAAGTCAGCTCTTATCGTAATGCCCACatgcataaaataatttaattgaaatatcctaataacatgaataatttaaactatatttttttacattcaacATCACGTATCATTTTGTATcggtccaaaattacttcagaatcaataataataatcataaatatcataatagaccaataaaaaaataacacaaagaTAATATTctaatgttgtcaaaataatattgtctaaatatcattgtcctaataatatatacatttttaatttgattttgataaggcaaatatatttttgtcagtAGGTACTTAAAAACAtcttctataattttaaaattattgtaaaactcaacaattttaaaatacattatgttaaaaatttacattattaatagtctaaaaattttagattgtttacattatggtttaattataaattgttttatattatttgtttatttatataataatcatttaaaaatcgTATTTAGGCCAGTCATTATCAGTACCAGAAAAAAGATATCTTAAACGTATAATTGAAGAAACAATAATGATAGAATATACAATGATTTCCACATTTTCGTTGTCCACTGGATGAAGTCATTTGCTAATTACTATATTAGCATTTTCGTATGCATAGACTTAAAATATGCAATGAACTCAATACAAAAACTATGAAGAATATACAGTGATGAGATTCTGCATCTTCTGCAGTTCGATCTGGATGAATGAGAATTCAGAATGAGGTCACATTTCATTAtgccattttttttgttttgcttttgtttCTTATGGAAAGTCTTACACGTGTGTGGCCCCAGTCTCGGGCATCCATTTATTAGCTAATAGCTATCTTCTGTGGTATCCGCCATTTTAAAATGCTGCCCAATTGTGTGGACAGAAACAGAAAACACTAATGTACATAATTCTAAAAAACACTCATtagttttctttcatttgattgtaatttcttacttttattattttattctggAACTCGGcctaaattaattcaaatgcAATCGAGAATTTCACTTCAAGTATTATTTCTAAGAGTTTGTCTGACACAAATTGAATTAACACTAATcagtttatatttaaatctCTCCTAAACTCACTAAAAGTCAGAAAACTTATATgtagtaatttaaaattaaataacagtGTAAAATGTTGTGATATCGGTGCACAGACTAGCTTTTCTAGTTAAAATCTCCTAAACAAAATGCTCTCAAATTAGTCATTAGTTAAACTGTGACACAATTATTCCAGTCTAACAAATGTAGTTAGAGAAAAAGTATGAATTGTGAGAGGGAATTGGATTCTAAGTGTATGGAAGGATTTTAAGATAACTAATTGCACGCAAATCAAATGATAATCAATCCTTGTTGGAATTATGAAACGATGGAGCGCATAAAAGGAGTGTCAACAACCTTTTGTACATTAATAATTACAAGTGTGAATGTTGCAATGTAGATAAATTGAACATTAACTTCCCATAA
This genomic stretch from Vigna radiata var. radiata cultivar VC1973A chromosome 7, Vradiata_ver6, whole genome shotgun sequence harbors:
- the LOC106768664 gene encoding protein NRT1/ PTR FAMILY 8.3-like codes for the protein MGSTVDGAPLLEDGLLEDERSEEYTGDGTEDFRGRPVLKKNTGNWRACPFILGNECCERLAFFGISSNLVTYLTTKLHQGNVSAARNVSIWQGTSYLTPLIGAVLGDGYWGRYWTIAVFSFIYLIGLCTLTLSASLPALKPAECLGSACPSATPAQYAVFYFGLYVIALGAGGVKTCVPSFGADQFDDTDPEERIKKGSFFNWYYFSIYLGAMLSCSLIVWIQDNAGWGLGFGIPALFMGLSIVSFFMGTRLYRFQKPRGSPVTRISQVLYASVWKCNLVVPWDSNLLYELPEERYAIRGSRKLEHSEDLRCLDRAAIVSDYERKSGDYSNQWRLCTVTQVEELKILIQLLPIWATGIIFSAVYAQMPTLFVEQAIMMDTYIGNFKLPPASLSTFDVISVIFWVPLYDKVIVPITRKFTGKERGFSELQRMGIGLCFSVLCMLSAAVVEIRRLDLAREFDLVDEPVAVPLSIFWQIPQNFFLGAAEVLTFVGQLEFLYDQSPSSMKTLGTALPLLSFSLGNYLSSFILTSVTYFTTQGGNLGWIPDNLNKGHLDYFFLLLAGLSFLNVLAYIVVAKRYKQKKTY